The nucleotide sequence TTCCGTCTCCGTGTGCTACTGTTTGCCATGGTTGATCGACCGGTCACGGCCGGCGAGACGTACGTCGTCGCCATCGAGGAGTTGGGCGACGAGGGCGACGGGGTCGGCTACGTCGACGAGTTCGCCGTCCTCGTCGACGGCGCGTCGCTCGGCGAGACGGTGCAGGTCGAGATCACCGACGTGGGGTCGAACTTCGCCCAGGCCGACGTCCTCGGCGACGAGTTCGGCTTCGACTGATACGGATTATTGTAACTGTTTACCGGGGGTTCGCCAGGATAGTCCGGCGAACCACCGGTACTGACGTACAATAACCAGTATGAGGGGAGTCGCCGGGACGGGTCGATGGGCGTCCCGACGATCCGAACGTCTTTCCGAACCGCCACCCCACGGCCGAGCATGTACCTCACCTTCCTCGGCACCGGGAGCGCGATGGCGCTCCCCGACCGGGCACAGACCGGTCTGTTGCTCGACGACGGTGACCGGCGCCTGCTGGTCGACTGCGGTGCGGGCGTCCTCCACCGCCTCGCGGGGACCGACGCGGGTTACGAGGGCGTCTCGACGGTGCTTCTGACTCACCACCACCTGGATCACGTCTCCGACCTCCTAGCGCTTCTGAAGGCGCGGTGGCTGGCCGGCGAGGACTGGCTCGAAGTCGTCGGCCCCCGGGGGACGAAGGCCCTGGTCGACGACCTGCTCTCGGCTTTCGACTACCTCGACGGCCGGGTCGACCTCCGGGTGCGCGAGGTTGGCGCCCACGAGTTCTCGGTCGCCGGCTTCGACGTCAGCGCCCGCGAGACGCGGCACTCGGTCGACGGCCTCGCGTACCGGTTCGCGGGCGCTGCGGGCGACCTCACGATCAGTAGCGACACGGAGGCCTTCGAGGGGATGGCCGCCTTCGCCGACGGCTCCGCGGTCCTCGTCCACGACTGCTCGTTTCCCGACGACGTCGACGTCTCGAATCATCCCTCACCGTCGACGCTCGGCGACGCCCTGGCGGGCCACGACTACGGACGGGTCTACCTGACCCACCTCTACCCCCACACCGAGGGCCGTCACGACGAGATGCTGGACGCGGTCGAACGGCGGTACGACGGCGACGTGCGCTTCGCCCGCGACGGGCTCCGCGTGGAGTGTTAGATCACGTCCTCCGGGTCGTGTTCGGCGGCCATTCGCCGGGCTTCGGCCGCGTACTGCTCGCGCCGGTCGTCCGCGACGTCCCCCAGGTCGGTCGGGGACGCCTCGACCGCCGCGGTCGTATCGCGGACATCGGAGAAGGAGGTGAGCGCGCGCTCTCCCGAAGTACCGCTCGCCATCGGTCGTCGCGTACGTGAGGATGATGACGTTCTGCTCGTCGTCCGAGTACGTCCGCTCCACGAGCCAGACCCGGACGGTGTCGTCGGTGGCCATGGGCCAGGCGACGGGGCCCCCGAGTGAAAAGCGACCGGCCGGACCGCGCCGTCGCTACGTCGTGTGAGTCCGGTGAATCGCCTCGGGGTCAAGCCCGGGGTATTCGCCTTGTCCGCCGATAAAAAACGGCGTCGTGTGAGCCGTCGCTCCGAAGCGACGGGTCGAAAGTCGTCTTAGTTGCGAACGACGTTGGTCGCGCGCGGACCCTTCGGGGAGTCCTCAATTTCGAATTCCAGTTCCTGTCCTTCCTCGAGGTCCGGACCGCCAACGTCCTCCATGTGGAAGAAAACGTCGTCGTCAGCATCCTCAGTCTCGATGAAACCGTAGCCGCCAGTGTTGTTGAAGAAATCAACCTTACCGTTTGCCATTGCAAATATACGTACAGCCGCTTCGGGGATAACCCTTGCGAGGGTCGTGGTACCACGACCGCCGACCCCATACGGTTTACTGTAAGCCATCACCGGGGGTTCGCCGGACCGTCTCGGCGAACCACCGGTGAACAGTTACCGTACTCCGTATCAATCGATCCGGGTTCCCGGCTCGCCGCCCGCGAGGAAGGCCGGCAGGTCGTCGGCGCCGAAGACGTACGCCGGCGCGTCGAGGTCGAGGAGGGTCCGGACCTTCCCGGCCATCCCGCCGGTGACGTCGGTGGCGTCGCTCCCGCCGAGGGCGTCGGCCACGTCCGCGAAGGAATCGATCCGGTCGATCACCGCGCCGTCGGCGTCGTAGACGCCGTCGACGGTCGAACAGAGGCCGACCCGGTCGGCGTCCAGCCCCGTCGCGAACCGGACCACCACCTCGTCGCCCGAGATGATCGTCGTCCCGCTCCCCGCGTGGGCGATGACGTCGCCGTGCGAGACGGGGACGAACCCCTCGCCGAGCATCGTCCGCACGGTCTGGATGGGGAGTTCGAGCGTCGCCTCGGCGTCGCGGGCGCCCGCCGAGAGCGGGTGGACCGGCAGGGCCGGGACGTCGCAGTCGTGCAGTCGCGCGAGGACGAACCGGTTGAGCGTCGTCATCGACCCGTGGATCTCGAGGGCCGCGCCCGCGTCGGTCGTCCCTTCGGTCACGCTCACGCCGTGTTTCTCGGCGTAGTGGTGGCCGAAGCTCCCGGCGCCGTGGACCAAAGCGAGGTCCGCGGGGGCGCCGCCACCGACGGCGTCGGCGACGGCGTCGGTCGCCGCCGAGAGCGCGTCGTCGTCGAGCGTCTCCCGGCGCTCCTTGTCGGTGACGAGGCTTCCCCCGAGTTTGAGGACGGTCGTCATTCCAGCCTCCGGACGCCGTCGGTCGCGAGTTCGGCACGGAAGGCCTCCTCACAGCCCGGCGTGAACTGGAGCGCGGTCAGCGTCTCGGGCGTCGGATCGAGGGCGACGATGCAGCCGCCGCCGCCGGCCCCGGTCAGTTTCGCGCCGTGGGCACCGGCCTCGCGGGCCGCCCACACCATGCTGTCGAGCGACCGCGAGGAGACGCCCAGGGATTCGAGCAGACCGTGGTTGAAGTTCATGAGCCGACCGAGTTCCGTCAGCCGGTCGTCGGCCGACCCGTTCTCGGGGTCGAGGAGCCGTTCGCCCGTCCGGACCAGATCGCCGATGGTCGAAACGGTGTCGGCCGCGAAATCGTACTCCTCCTTGAGCGCGCGGACGCCGGCGACGAGTTCGCCGGTGTCGCCCGCGCCGCCGTCGAACCCGACGACGAAGGGGAGGTTCGGCGTCTCGATGGCCCGGCAGTCGTCGCCCTCGACCCGCACGGCGCCCCCGACGGCCGAACAGAAGGTGTCGGCCCGGGAGGCCTGGCCGTCCTGGACGGCCGCCTCGGCGCGGTACGCGCGGTCCGCGAGTTCCCGCGCCGGGAGCTCGTGGCCGAGTTCGCGGGTCGCGGCGTCGATGCCGGCCACGGTCACCGCGGCCGAGGAGCCAAGCCCCGCCCCGAGCGGGATGGAACTCTCGACGGTGATGTCGAAGCCGGCGTCGGGCCGGCCGACGGCCTCG is from Haloplanus salinarum and encodes:
- a CDS encoding TRAM domain-containing protein produces the protein MVDRPVTAGETYVVAIEELGDEGDGVGYVDEFAVLVDGASLGETVQVEITDVGSNFAQADVLGDEFGFD
- a CDS encoding MBL fold metallo-hydrolase gives rise to the protein MYLTFLGTGSAMALPDRAQTGLLLDDGDRRLLVDCGAGVLHRLAGTDAGYEGVSTVLLTHHHLDHVSDLLALLKARWLAGEDWLEVVGPRGTKALVDDLLSAFDYLDGRVDLRVREVGAHEFSVAGFDVSARETRHSVDGLAYRFAGAAGDLTISSDTEAFEGMAAFADGSAVLVHDCSFPDDVDVSNHPSPSTLGDALAGHDYGRVYLTHLYPHTEGRHDEMLDAVERRYDGDVRFARDGLRVEC
- a CDS encoding cold-shock protein, producing the protein MANGKVDFFNNTGGYGFIETEDADDDVFFHMEDVGGPDLEEGQELEFEIEDSPKGPRATNVVRN
- a CDS encoding isopentenyl phosphate kinase; amino-acid sequence: MTTVLKLGGSLVTDKERRETLDDDALSAATDAVADAVGGGAPADLALVHGAGSFGHHYAEKHGVSVTEGTTDAGAALEIHGSMTTLNRFVLARLHDCDVPALPVHPLSAGARDAEATLELPIQTVRTMLGEGFVPVSHGDVIAHAGSGTTIISGDEVVVRFATGLDADRVGLCSTVDGVYDADGAVIDRIDSFADVADALGGSDATDVTGGMAGKVRTLLDLDAPAYVFGADDLPAFLAGGEPGTRID
- the mvk gene encoding mevalonate kinase: MTVSSAPGKVYLFGEHAVVYGEPAVPCAIERRATVTVEARDDDHVRVEASDLSLDGFTVEYAGTTDGRPDVDVPASLVEAAMGYVDAAVEQAREAVGRPDAGFDITVESSIPLGAGLGSSAAVTVAGIDAATRELGHELPARELADRAYRAEAAVQDGQASRADTFCSAVGGAVRVEGDDCRAIETPNLPFVVGFDGGAGDTGELVAGVRALKEEYDFAADTVSTIGDLVRTGERLLDPENGSADDRLTELGRLMNFNHGLLESLGVSSRSLDSMVWAAREAGAHGAKLTGAGGGGCIVALDPTPETLTALQFTPGCEEAFRAELATDGVRRLE